From the Lysobacterales bacterium genome, one window contains:
- a CDS encoding phasin family protein, which translates to MRTQIKTKKTSKVVQANEASRKFVLAGLGAVSLVQKQGQKAIDALVSEGESFQSRTRKLVKTANNDARKFSTNVRKQITGYISPIRAKALKNVETVENAIGERVGAVLGRFGVPSKGDVQELLARVAELNKEIKGGARRATR; encoded by the coding sequence ATGCGTACCCAGATCAAGACCAAGAAGACCAGCAAGGTCGTGCAGGCAAATGAAGCCTCGCGCAAGTTCGTGCTCGCCGGCCTCGGCGCCGTGTCACTGGTGCAGAAGCAGGGCCAGAAGGCGATCGACGCCTTGGTCTCGGAAGGTGAAAGCTTCCAGTCGCGCACCCGCAAGCTCGTGAAGACCGCGAACAACGACGCGCGCAAGTTCTCGACCAACGTACGCAAGCAGATCACCGGCTACATCAGCCCGATCCGCGCCAAGGCACTGAAGAACGTCGAAACGGTCGAGAATGCGATCGGTGAACGCGTCGGCGCCGTACTCGGACGTTTCGGCGTGCCGTCCAAGGGTGACGTGCAGGAACTGCTGGCCCGGGTGGCCGAGTTGAACAAGGAAATCAAGGGTGGGGCGCGCCGCGCCACGCGTTGA
- a CDS encoding acyl-CoA-binding protein — protein sequence MADLNKQFEDASKKALNLKDRPDNDTMLKLYALYKQGSQGDVSGDKPGFFDFVGVAKYEAWAKLAGTAKDAAQKQYVDLVKKLAG from the coding sequence ATGGCCGATCTCAACAAGCAGTTCGAAGATGCCTCGAAGAAAGCCCTGAACCTGAAGGATCGCCCCGACAACGACACCATGCTCAAGCTCTACGCGCTGTACAAGCAGGGTTCGCAGGGCGACGTCAGCGGTGACAAGCCGGGGTTCTTCGATTTCGTCGGTGTTGCCAAGTACGAGGCCTGGGCAAAACTGGCCGGCACGGCAAAGGACGCCGCACAGAAGCAGTACGTCGACCTTGTCAAGAAACTGGCCGGCTGA
- the ppc gene encoding phosphoenolpyruvate carboxylase: MEPERLREVEFPEVDQGLKDDVRRLGALVGDMLAEQLGIDFLAEIERLRTGAIRRREQARPIEEYAQALCGHSPRHAERLARAFATYFQVVNVAERVHRIRRRRHYQINEGGDQPGGLHETLATLKQAGYTPDEILAQLSKLDIEPVFTAHPTEAIRQSLLQKEEEIVRCLLAEIGGLRTPGETATDWARMRTALTAGWQTATLAPIKPDVSDELEHTVHYLVEPIYRTLPIFYEVLLDGFERKFGVSPEIPTLLRFASWVGGDMDGNPNVGPETIAAALARHRRAILGQYVGDLKRIAGLLSQSEGLCGFSTEVHARRDHYLATMPETAALISARHRDMPYRVLLRLMRARIEASANGGEHAYRDVDEFITDLEAIRASLHAHKGDHAGGYALRRMLWRVRTFGFHLARLDLRQDARVHRRVLLAADPQLAAHPDSAARIAELARGTAIANAPLDDPLLDRARRVFATVADVRRRYGRDAIGLYIISMAASASDVLSVIALARAGKLVDGNDQVPLDIAPLFETIEDLQQAPQTLARMLADPVYRGHLRARGDRQFVMLGYSDSAKDGGLLAARWALQCAQTQLLDIAATAGVEIDFFHGRGGSASRGGGKTSAAILAAPRATMNGRLRVTEQGEVIHRKYGIDALALRTLAQTTAAVLAPSMLPPPEEAREARWSAMLATLAEVSLQHYRALVSDGDAFVAYFRDATPIDVIERMSLGSRPARRGGAQIRDLRAIPWVFAWTQSRCVLTGWYGLGTALEHGVREFGVDAMREMARDWRFLASLLADVEMVIAKTDMAIARVFSELAGPLHARFFPMLETEHRRVRDMLALLTERELLANDPRLARSIRLRNPYVDPMSLLQADLLARWRAADRPDDDLLRALITCVQGVSQALQNTG, translated from the coding sequence ATGGAACCGGAACGGCTGCGCGAGGTCGAGTTTCCCGAGGTCGACCAGGGCTTGAAGGATGACGTGCGTCGGCTCGGTGCACTCGTCGGCGACATGCTGGCGGAACAACTCGGCATCGACTTCCTGGCCGAGATCGAGCGATTGCGTACCGGCGCGATCCGGCGTCGCGAACAGGCACGACCGATCGAGGAGTATGCGCAAGCATTGTGTGGTCACAGTCCGCGCCACGCCGAGCGGCTTGCGCGTGCGTTCGCGACCTATTTCCAGGTCGTCAACGTGGCCGAACGCGTGCATCGCATCCGTCGTCGTCGTCACTACCAGATCAACGAGGGCGGCGATCAGCCGGGTGGCTTGCATGAAACGCTGGCGACCCTGAAGCAGGCCGGATACACGCCGGACGAGATCCTCGCGCAGTTGTCGAAGCTCGATATCGAGCCGGTGTTCACCGCGCATCCGACCGAGGCGATACGGCAATCCCTGCTACAGAAGGAAGAAGAAATTGTGCGTTGCCTGCTGGCCGAGATCGGTGGCCTGCGCACACCCGGCGAGACCGCCACCGACTGGGCGCGCATGCGTACCGCGCTCACTGCGGGTTGGCAGACCGCGACCCTGGCGCCGATCAAGCCCGATGTCAGCGACGAACTCGAGCACACGGTGCACTACCTCGTCGAACCGATCTATCGCACGCTACCGATCTTCTACGAGGTGCTGCTCGACGGATTCGAACGCAAGTTCGGCGTATCGCCGGAGATTCCGACGCTGCTGCGTTTCGCGTCCTGGGTCGGCGGCGACATGGATGGCAACCCGAATGTCGGCCCGGAAACGATTGCCGCAGCGCTGGCACGCCATCGCCGCGCCATCCTCGGGCAATACGTCGGCGACCTGAAACGCATCGCCGGTTTGCTGAGCCAGAGTGAAGGTCTGTGCGGATTCTCGACCGAGGTCCATGCGCGCCGCGACCATTACCTCGCGACCATGCCCGAAACTGCGGCCTTGATCAGCGCAAGACATCGCGACATGCCCTATCGCGTGCTGCTGCGCCTGATGCGCGCCCGCATCGAGGCCAGTGCGAACGGCGGCGAACACGCCTATCGCGACGTCGACGAATTCATCACCGACCTTGAAGCCATCCGCGCCAGCCTGCATGCGCACAAGGGCGACCATGCCGGCGGCTACGCGCTGCGCCGCATGCTCTGGCGCGTGCGCACCTTCGGTTTCCACCTGGCGCGGCTCGACCTGCGCCAGGATGCGCGCGTGCATCGGCGCGTGCTGCTAGCCGCCGATCCGCAACTCGCCGCACATCCGGATTCTGCCGCGCGTATCGCGGAGCTGGCGCGTGGTACTGCGATTGCCAATGCACCACTCGACGATCCCCTGCTGGATCGTGCACGCCGGGTGTTTGCCACGGTCGCCGACGTGCGTCGACGTTACGGCCGCGACGCGATCGGCTTGTACATCATCAGCATGGCCGCGAGCGCCAGTGATGTGCTGTCGGTGATCGCACTGGCGCGCGCGGGAAAGCTGGTTGATGGCAACGACCAGGTGCCGCTCGACATCGCGCCGCTGTTCGAGACCATCGAAGACCTGCAGCAGGCACCGCAGACGCTGGCGCGCATGCTGGCCGACCCGGTCTATCGCGGACATCTTCGCGCGCGCGGCGACCGCCAGTTCGTGATGCTCGGTTATTCCGATTCCGCCAAGGACGGTGGTCTGCTCGCCGCGCGCTGGGCGCTGCAGTGTGCGCAGACGCAGTTGCTCGATATCGCGGCGACAGCAGGCGTGGAAATCGATTTCTTCCATGGCCGCGGCGGCTCCGCGAGTCGTGGCGGGGGCAAGACCAGCGCGGCCATTCTGGCCGCACCGCGCGCCACCATGAATGGCCGGTTGCGCGTCACCGAGCAAGGCGAAGTCATTCACCGCAAATACGGCATCGATGCACTCGCGCTGCGCACGCTCGCGCAAACCACGGCCGCCGTGCTTGCACCGTCGATGCTGCCGCCACCCGAAGAAGCGCGCGAAGCACGCTGGAGCGCGATGCTGGCGACGCTCGCCGAGGTCTCGTTGCAGCACTATCGCGCGCTGGTCAGTGACGGCGATGCCTTCGTCGCCTATTTCCGCGACGCCACGCCGATCGACGTGATCGAGCGGATGTCGCTCGGTTCGCGTCCGGCGCGTCGCGGCGGTGCGCAGATTCGCGATCTGCGCGCAATTCCGTGGGTGTTCGCGTGGACGCAATCGCGCTGCGTACTCACCGGCTGGTACGGGCTCGGCACCGCTCTCGAACACGGTGTGCGCGAATTCGGCGTCGATGCGATGCGCGAAATGGCGCGCGACTGGCGCTTTCTCGCGAGCCTGCTCGCTGACGTCGAAATGGTCATCGCGAAAACCGACATGGCCATCGCCCGGGTGTTCTCCGAACTGGCCGGTCCGCTGCACGCGCGCTTTTTCCCGATGCTCGAAACCGAGCACCGACGTGTACGCGACATGCTGGCCTTGTTGACCGAACGCGAACTGCTCGCCAACGACCCGCGCCTCGCCCGCTCGATCCGGCTGCGCAATCCCTACGTCGATCCGATGAGTCTGCTGCAGGCGGACCTGCTCGCGCGCTGGCGTGCCGCCGACCGCCCGGACGACGACCTGTTGCGCGCACTGATCACCTGCGTGCAGGGCGTGTCGCAGGCGCTTCAGAACACGGGTTGA
- a CDS encoding cell wall hydrolase has protein sequence MKLATLLMIANWLPQPIADQTCLAATLYLEARDQPVLGQVAVAEVALRRRGTRKGPVNLCGVLMQPKQFALSIVSPQYQLRNLGAWNRAWRIAGTTMLRWADSGDRYSVVPAADHFYAYQRVTPAWAAHGQRVALIGDHVFYRL, from the coding sequence ATGAAGCTCGCCACCCTGTTGATGATCGCGAACTGGTTGCCGCAACCGATTGCGGACCAGACCTGTCTCGCCGCGACACTCTACCTCGAAGCGCGCGACCAACCGGTCCTGGGCCAGGTCGCCGTTGCCGAGGTGGCATTGCGCCGACGCGGTACACGCAAAGGACCGGTGAATCTCTGCGGCGTGCTGATGCAGCCCAAGCAATTCGCGCTGAGCATCGTCTCGCCGCAATACCAGTTGCGCAACCTCGGCGCCTGGAACCGCGCATGGCGCATCGCCGGAACGACCATGCTGCGCTGGGCGGACAGCGGCGATCGCTACAGCGTCGTCCCGGCCGCGGATCACTTCTATGCCTATCAGCGCGTCACGCCGGCCTGGGCGGCCCACGGCCAACGCGTCGCATTGATCGGTGATCACGTCTTCTATCGGCTCTAG
- the yeiP gene encoding elongation factor P-like protein YeiP, whose translation MKAYDIKRGVVLDHDGRIWQVKDVERSAPQGRGGNTTYRVIMYSVPGNVKLDISLRAEDDMREVELSRRPVTFSYMDGDAYVFLDTEDFTPYTLDPDLVGDNAGYITEGLEECFVRLLDEMPIGLQLPPNVILEVIETAPELKGATATKRPKPAKLNTGIEIMVPEYVVNGEKILVSTTTGEFAGRA comes from the coding sequence ATGAAAGCCTATGACATCAAGCGTGGCGTCGTGCTCGACCATGACGGCCGTATCTGGCAGGTCAAGGATGTCGAGCGCAGCGCGCCGCAGGGCCGCGGCGGCAACACCACGTATCGCGTCATCATGTATTCGGTGCCGGGCAATGTGAAGCTCGACATCAGCCTCCGTGCCGAAGACGACATGCGCGAAGTCGAACTGTCGCGTCGCCCGGTCACGTTCTCGTACATGGACGGCGACGCCTACGTCTTCCTCGACACCGAGGACTTCACGCCGTACACATTGGACCCCGACCTCGTCGGCGACAACGCGGGCTACATCACCGAAGGTCTGGAAGAGTGTTTCGTGCGCCTGCTCGACGAGATGCCGATCGGTCTGCAACTGCCGCCGAACGTGATCCTGGAAGTGATCGAGACCGCGCCGGAGCTGAAGGGTGCCACTGCGACCAAGCGCCCCAAGCCAGCCAAACTCAATACCGGCATCGAAATCATGGTGCCGGAATACGTCGTCAACGGCGAAAAGATTCTGGTCAGCACCACGACCGGGGAATTCGCCGGTCGCGCCTGA
- a CDS encoding Ig-like domain repeat protein, whose product MATATAVLMASAGIQAGTTFKPVQSQRADGVELRRGAVWVSEPVVPDFVHVALGDQPPVAPWQPGDPIREIPRQFYGPSERPMPRPANPVSALDALAQLQARVGAMRAPSAFNTPLVNVPGLGNTGVSPPDPAGDIGTTHYLQSINGSGGGVYRIFDKTGTAVSGTLSMEVLAAGGACANGLGDPIVLFDELANRWLLTEFSSNAGRSLCIYISQFADPAIAQTWTRYVVQAPQFPDYPKYGVWPDAYYVGTNEGATGAEIYALDRTRMLAGQTISTQRFVAPELPGFGFQVLQPIDLDGVVLPPIGAPGVFVRHRDDEVHDAGSNNPNADRLELFELDIDWTTPANSVLAGPIAVPISEFSSDINGLSSFNAFAQPSGQKLDPLREQVMFRPAYRSYASFEQIVGNLTTDIDGADTGGVRWFELRRTGGTTQPWQLYQEGTVALGDFVDRWMGAIAVDQNGNLGLAYSAVRDSTHPAPNNTGVPAGLRFIGRLDGDPVDVMTTGESSLVAGTGSQSGERWGDYHAMNVDPADGCTFWFTGEYVNSSSWTTRVAGTRHARCGSPQFMLNSADIWLSSCLQNAPQTIDIDLDVLAQSGFSGAVDLQFGTLPVGVSGSFAPGTLAVPGTSIASLSIGGSTLAGNYLIPLIASSGALSKEFDARLSVETGAIQPLSPADLATDVGTTPTLAWTATGNTTQYLLQIATDSDFNSIVQSATVAGLNHVPATALAFNTRYYWRVQRVDGDCGAGNWSAVRSFTTMPDPTQCPLGTATTTVFSDPIEPAQPGWTVTELPAQGQPGWSVTTTRPASPTRSWYGNDSATATEQRLDTPTIAIPPAATSTILLFSHAYNIEQNSPADCWDGATLDLSTNNGGSFAPLASASIRVDGYTRTITSAATDNPLGVGRPVWCGSALTHHPVVAQLGNQGGNNLKLRFRLGSDGAVATEGWYVDDLVVKACTPLPPATLTLTSSADPGVFGQGTTLTATMTGSSGLPTGMVEFRDGASVLGTAVLNSGIATLAVTSLSVGTHALSAHYSGDAVYGSSSGNDAHTVTKADTSLVISDTPDPGMQGSPVTISAGLAAVAPGAGSPGGSIIVTASHSGGCTMVLPATTCNLVFATSGPQTISASYSGDASFNAAVAMPIEHQSDSATVFMDGFED is encoded by the coding sequence ATGGCGACGGCGACCGCCGTGCTGATGGCGTCTGCAGGCATTCAGGCCGGGACGACCTTCAAGCCGGTGCAGTCGCAGCGCGCGGATGGCGTTGAACTTCGTCGCGGCGCGGTCTGGGTCAGCGAGCCGGTTGTGCCGGATTTCGTGCATGTCGCCTTGGGCGACCAGCCGCCTGTCGCGCCATGGCAGCCTGGCGATCCGATTCGCGAGATTCCACGCCAGTTCTACGGTCCTTCCGAGCGCCCGATGCCGCGTCCGGCGAATCCGGTGTCGGCGCTGGATGCGTTGGCGCAACTGCAGGCGCGTGTCGGTGCGATGCGTGCACCTTCGGCGTTCAATACGCCCTTGGTGAACGTGCCCGGCCTCGGCAATACCGGCGTGAGCCCACCTGACCCCGCGGGCGACATCGGCACGACGCATTACCTGCAGTCGATCAACGGCAGTGGCGGCGGCGTCTATCGCATCTTCGACAAGACCGGCACCGCCGTGAGCGGCACGCTGAGCATGGAAGTGCTGGCCGCCGGTGGCGCCTGCGCCAACGGGCTGGGTGATCCGATCGTCCTGTTCGACGAGCTGGCGAATCGCTGGCTGCTGACCGAGTTTTCGTCCAATGCCGGCCGCAGCTTGTGCATCTACATCAGTCAGTTCGCCGACCCGGCCATCGCGCAAACCTGGACGCGTTATGTCGTTCAGGCGCCGCAATTTCCCGACTATCCGAAATACGGCGTGTGGCCCGACGCGTATTACGTGGGTACCAACGAGGGCGCGACCGGCGCCGAGATCTATGCGCTGGACCGGACCCGGATGCTGGCCGGCCAGACGATCTCGACCCAGCGTTTCGTGGCGCCGGAACTGCCGGGATTCGGGTTCCAGGTCCTGCAGCCGATCGACCTCGATGGTGTGGTCTTGCCGCCGATCGGCGCACCGGGCGTGTTCGTTCGGCATCGCGACGACGAGGTCCATGATGCCGGGTCGAACAACCCGAACGCGGATCGCCTGGAGCTGTTCGAACTCGACATCGATTGGACGACACCGGCGAATTCGGTGCTGGCCGGCCCGATTGCGGTGCCGATCTCGGAATTCAGTTCCGACATCAACGGTCTATCGTCGTTCAACGCGTTCGCACAGCCGTCCGGCCAGAAGCTCGACCCGTTGCGCGAACAGGTGATGTTCCGTCCGGCTTATCGTTCCTACGCCAGCTTCGAGCAGATCGTCGGCAACCTGACCACCGACATCGACGGCGCCGACACCGGCGGCGTGCGCTGGTTCGAGTTGCGTCGCACCGGTGGCACGACCCAACCCTGGCAGCTGTACCAGGAAGGCACCGTGGCCCTCGGCGATTTCGTCGACCGCTGGATGGGCGCCATTGCGGTCGACCAGAATGGCAACCTGGGACTGGCCTACAGCGCGGTGCGCGACAGCACCCACCCGGCGCCGAACAACACCGGCGTGCCGGCGGGTCTGCGTTTCATCGGACGCCTGGATGGCGATCCAGTGGACGTGATGACGACCGGCGAGAGCAGTTTAGTGGCCGGCACCGGCTCGCAGTCAGGCGAACGCTGGGGCGACTACCATGCGATGAATGTCGACCCAGCCGACGGCTGCACCTTCTGGTTCACCGGCGAATACGTCAACAGCAGCAGCTGGACCACACGGGTCGCCGGCACGCGGCACGCGCGCTGCGGCTCCCCGCAATTCATGCTCAATTCGGCCGACATTTGGTTGTCGAGCTGTTTGCAGAATGCGCCCCAGACCATCGATATCGACCTCGATGTGCTGGCGCAGAGTGGCTTCAGCGGCGCCGTCGATCTGCAATTCGGAACACTGCCGGTCGGCGTGAGCGGCAGCTTCGCGCCGGGCACGCTGGCGGTACCCGGCACGAGCATCGCCAGCCTGAGCATTGGCGGCAGCACGTTGGCGGGCAACTATCTCATCCCGCTGATCGCGAGCTCGGGTGCGCTGAGCAAGGAATTCGACGCGCGCCTGTCGGTCGAGACCGGGGCCATCCAGCCGTTGTCGCCGGCGGACCTGGCCACCGATGTCGGAACCACACCAACCCTGGCCTGGACCGCGACCGGCAACACGACGCAGTATCTGCTCCAGATCGCCACCGACAGCGACTTCAACAGCATCGTTCAATCGGCCACGGTGGCAGGCTTGAACCACGTGCCGGCGACGGCACTGGCCTTCAACACGCGCTACTACTGGCGCGTGCAGCGTGTCGACGGCGATTGCGGTGCCGGCAATTGGTCGGCCGTGCGCAGCTTCACGACCATGCCGGACCCGACGCAATGCCCACTGGGCACGGCGACCACGACGGTATTCAGCGACCCGATCGAACCGGCACAGCCAGGCTGGACCGTGACCGAATTGCCGGCGCAGGGCCAACCGGGCTGGTCGGTGACGACCACGCGTCCGGCCAGCCCGACGCGTTCCTGGTATGGCAATGACAGCGCTACGGCGACCGAGCAGCGCCTCGATACGCCGACCATTGCGATTCCGCCGGCGGCCACCAGCACCATCCTGCTGTTCTCGCACGCCTACAACATCGAACAGAACAGTCCTGCGGATTGCTGGGACGGCGCGACGCTGGACCTGTCGACCAACAACGGCGGCAGTTTCGCGCCATTGGCCAGTGCCAGCATCCGTGTCGACGGTTACACACGCACGATCACCTCGGCGGCCACCGACAACCCGCTGGGTGTCGGTCGCCCGGTCTGGTGCGGCTCGGCCTTGACGCACCATCCGGTGGTCGCTCAGCTGGGCAATCAGGGCGGCAACAATCTGAAGCTGCGCTTCCGCCTCGGCAGCGATGGCGCCGTCGCCACCGAGGGCTGGTATGTCGACGATCTCGTGGTCAAGGCCTGCACGCCGCTGCCGCCCGCGACCCTCACCCTGACGTCCAGTGCGGATCCCGGTGTGTTTGGACAAGGGACGACGCTGACGGCCACGATGACCGGCAGCTCCGGCTTGCCCACCGGCATGGTCGAATTCCGCGATGGCGCGAGCGTGCTGGGCACGGCGGTCTTGAACAGCGGCATCGCGACACTCGCGGTGACATCGCTGTCCGTCGGGACACACGCGCTGTCGGCGCATTATTCAGGCGACGCGGTCTACGGCAGCAGCAGCGGCAACGATGCGCACACCGTGACCAAGGCCGATACCAGCCTGGTGATCAGCGACACGCCCGATCCAGGCATGCAGGGCAGTCCGGTCACGATCAGCGCGGGACTGGCGGCGGTGGCCCCGGGTGCGGGCAGCCCCGGTGGCAGCATCATCGTCACGGCCAGTCATTCCGGCGGGTGCACGATGGTCCTGCCGGCGACGACGTGCAACCTCGTCTTCGCGACGAGTGGTCCGCAGACCATCTCGGCCAGCTATTCCGGCGATGCCAGTTTCAACGCCGCCGTCGCCATGCCGATCGAGCACCAATCCGACTCGGCCACGGTGTTCATGGACGGCTTCGAGGACTGA
- a CDS encoding SDR family NAD(P)-dependent oxidoreductase, with the protein MQLHQTQAAITGGASGLGLAVARHLIAHGASVTLLDVNAEKGQAAAVELGERARFAVLDVTSEADVGSVLANAKAAMGGLNAIISCAGILGAGRVLGKDGPMPLSQFETTVRVNLVGSFNVAKAAANLMQANAPGEDGERGVIINTASIAAFEGQIGQAAYSASKGGIVAMALPMAREFARIGVRVMTVAPGVFHTPMVDGMPQAVYDSLCAQVPYPSRLGKPDEFADAVAFILQNRYLNGSVIRVDGAIRLQPK; encoded by the coding sequence ATGCAACTTCACCAGACCCAGGCCGCCATTACCGGCGGTGCGTCCGGGCTCGGCTTGGCCGTGGCTCGTCACCTGATCGCGCATGGTGCATCAGTCACCCTGCTCGATGTGAACGCGGAGAAAGGCCAGGCTGCAGCAGTGGAACTCGGCGAACGCGCGCGTTTCGCGGTGCTCGATGTGACCTCGGAAGCCGATGTCGGATCGGTGCTGGCCAACGCCAAGGCGGCGATGGGCGGATTGAATGCGATCATCAGCTGCGCCGGCATCCTCGGTGCCGGCCGTGTGCTCGGCAAGGACGGTCCGATGCCGCTGTCGCAGTTCGAAACGACGGTGCGCGTGAATCTGGTCGGCTCCTTCAATGTCGCCAAGGCGGCCGCAAACTTGATGCAGGCGAATGCCCCGGGCGAGGACGGTGAACGCGGCGTCATCATCAACACTGCGTCGATCGCCGCGTTCGAAGGCCAGATCGGACAGGCTGCCTACTCGGCCTCGAAGGGCGGCATCGTCGCGATGGCCTTGCCGATGGCGCGCGAGTTCGCGCGCATCGGCGTACGCGTCATGACGGTCGCACCCGGTGTCTTCCATACCCCGATGGTCGATGGCATGCCGCAGGCCGTTTACGACTCGCTGTGCGCGCAGGTGCCCTACCCGTCGCGCCTCGGCAAGCCGGATGAATTCGCCGACGCGGTCGCCTTCATCCTGCAGAACCGCTATCTCAACGGCAGCGTGATTCGCGTCGATGGCGCCATCCGCCTGCAACCCAAGTGA
- a CDS encoding TetR/AcrR family transcriptional regulator yields the protein MAPKTRDRILDISLAMFNERGEPNVTTNHIADELEISPGNLYYHFRNKEDIVENLFARYEEKIDRVIVAPDERLPNLEDIWLQLHLAFETMWEFRFIYRDLVDITSRNRKLRMHFGRILKRAVENVTAILKGLAEAEIMRASRAEIEATATNVILVCTFWLSFNSTRGVNTDKGNEDLGQGIFQVMMLIAPFLRDAERVHLNTLANNYRK from the coding sequence GTGGCGCCCAAGACCCGCGATCGCATCCTCGACATCAGCCTCGCGATGTTCAACGAGCGCGGCGAGCCGAACGTCACGACCAACCACATCGCGGACGAGCTGGAGATCAGCCCGGGCAACCTCTACTACCACTTCCGCAACAAGGAAGACATCGTCGAAAACCTGTTCGCGCGCTACGAGGAAAAGATCGACCGCGTGATCGTGGCGCCGGACGAACGCCTGCCCAACCTCGAAGACATCTGGCTGCAACTGCACCTGGCGTTCGAGACGATGTGGGAATTTCGCTTCATCTATCGCGACCTGGTCGACATCACCAGCCGCAATCGCAAGCTGCGCATGCATTTCGGACGAATCCTCAAGCGCGCGGTCGAGAACGTCACCGCGATCCTGAAAGGACTGGCCGAGGCCGAGATCATGCGCGCCAGCCGGGCCGAAATCGAGGCCACTGCAACCAATGTGATCCTGGTCTGCACCTTCTGGCTGAGCTTCAATTCCACCCGAGGGGTGAACACCGACAAGGGCAACGAGGACCTCGGCCAGGGCATCTTCCAGGTGATGATGCTGATCGCGCCCTTCCTGCGCGATGCCGAGCGCGTGCACTTGAACACGCTGGCGAACAACTACCGCAAATGA